The Chryseobacterium indologenes genomic sequence TTCTGCAAGTCTGAAGTAATGGTCAATCGCATTTTTACTGGTAAAAATGATACCGGTATATTGCGTTAAATCAATTTTTTGTGTTCTAAGTTCTTTGTTGTCAACTCCTTCAACGTGGATAAATGGACGGAAATCAATCTTTATTTTTTCCTTCTTCGCTATATCCAAATATGGAGAAGACTCACTAGGCGCTGGTTGAGAAACCAATATGGACTTTATTCTCATCATTGACTTTTATTAAAAAAATAACAACTTCCAAAGCAGTAATAATGGTGCGATTTGGAGGGTGCAAATATACAAAAATTTATAATACCATTTCTCCGGAAGAATCTTGTTCTTGTGAAATAAATAGAAAAAGACCTTGAAAACGAATACAAAAGAAAAGAAGAAAATGTAATACAAAAACATTTTATTTCTGTCTATGGGGAAGTAATAGTGGGTTACACACAGAATTATTAACAAAAATGACAGAATAAAGTAAAATTTTGTGGAGGTGAAGTAAAATATTGTCCATTTTTTTCCATCTCCTATACTTTGATAAAATAAAAACCCTAATGTCGATTTTATAAGATAAAAAAACAGTACGGCCAATAAAGTATACCCAAATTTATTCAACTGGTACCCGAAAAGCTGAAGATCTGCAATATATTTCGGAACTATAGGAATATATTGGGAAATTAAAACCGATAAAGTCAGGGTCGTCACACATGAAGTGATGATCCAGCTCGGCAGGTTGTTGCTCGCATCAAAATATTTTTGAAGCAGGAAATCTTTAAGGGTGGCATCTCTTTCTATAATGTTCATCATAAAAACATACAAAAATATACACCCTACGAGTATAAAAATTACCCAATCATTATTTTCAGGTATTCTTACATGATTAACAAAGTTTTGTGACGACAGCAAAATTTAATTTTTTAATGTTTTTGGTCTTACGCTTTATAACATGGATATGGCATAGGTTTTATTATGCTTAATCAATGATTGGATGGCAAAATATATTATTCTCCGGATTTTGCCTACCCCAGAAACTGTTGAATAAAAGTCTCTGTGTCAATGGCATTATCTTTCGAAAATATTTTTGCAAAATTATAGATTATTTTGTATAAAATAAAAAGGTTAAATAAACTATCTTTGCAAACTGAAATGAAAAAACTAGTCATTATCCCAACCTATAACGAAAAGGAAAATATTGAAAATATTATTTCCGCGGTTTTTGCATTGGAAGATGACTTTCATATCTTGGTAGTGGATGACTCATCTCCGGATGGAACTGCAGAGATCGTAAAGGAATTACAGAAAAGGTATCCGCACTATTTGCACTTGTCGATAAGACATGTAAAAGATGGTTTGGGAAAAGCGTACATCCATGGCTTTAAGTGGGCCATCGAGAATAAATATGATTATATTTTCGAAATGGATGCAGATTTTTCACATAATCCCAATGACCTGCCCAAGCTTTTCGAAGCCTGCCTGAACGCAGATATGGCTATCGGATCCCGCTACTCAAAGGGAGTGAATGTGGTCAACTGGCCGATGGGGAGGGTTTTACTTTCTTATTTTGCATCAAAATATGTGAGATTTGTTCTGGGGCTTCCGATTCATGATACCACAGCCGGTTTCGTGTGCTTCTCAAGAAAAGTCCTTGAAGAAATTGGCTTGGATAATGTGAAATTAAAAGGATATGGATTTCAGATAGAAATGAAATTCAGAGCGTATAAAAAAAGTTTCAGAATTGTAGAGGTTCCTATTATATTTACCAACAGAATTCTGGGAGAAAGTAAGATGAATGGAGGAATTATCCATGAAGCTGTTTTTGGTGTCTTAAACTTAAAGTGGAAGTCCATCATCAACAGGTTATAAAATGGAGCATAATTTGTTCTTCTAAGCAAGAGAAATAGATGTAAAGTTCTAAGACCTTTAAAAATAATGAGATAAACTGATGAGAAAGCTGATTCTTGTTTTTGTTTTGCTGGGCCTGTTTTCATGCAATGATTTTATCGATAAGCCTAAAAACCTTATCGATGA encodes the following:
- a CDS encoding DUF4271 domain-containing protein, translating into MLSSQNFVNHVRIPENNDWVIFILVGCIFLYVFMMNIIERDATLKDFLLQKYFDASNNLPSWIITSCVTTLTLSVLISQYIPIVPKYIADLQLFGYQLNKFGYTLLAVLFFYLIKSTLGFLFYQSIGDGKKWTIFYFTSTKFYFILSFLLIILCVTHYYFPIDRNKMFLYYIFFFSFVFVFKVFFYLFHKNKILPEKWYYKFLYICTLQIAPLLLLWKLLFF
- a CDS encoding polyprenol monophosphomannose synthase, with amino-acid sequence MKKLVIIPTYNEKENIENIISAVFALEDDFHILVVDDSSPDGTAEIVKELQKRYPHYLHLSIRHVKDGLGKAYIHGFKWAIENKYDYIFEMDADFSHNPNDLPKLFEACLNADMAIGSRYSKGVNVVNWPMGRVLLSYFASKYVRFVLGLPIHDTTAGFVCFSRKVLEEIGLDNVKLKGYGFQIEMKFRAYKKSFRIVEVPIIFTNRILGESKMNGGIIHEAVFGVLNLKWKSIINRL